The following are encoded in a window of Haliotis asinina isolate JCU_RB_2024 chromosome 14, JCU_Hal_asi_v2, whole genome shotgun sequence genomic DNA:
- the LOC137260890 gene encoding gustatory receptor 5a for trehalose-like, with the protein MSNLLGPQYRHPQQVLNTMGDTSSELYWPSLVLSSMVGGCASLLSHSLLLLFLSISLLLTYEYDSCTLRLSRACEGSIKVEDIEDIREYHASLTALVEHVCSLISKHVAAGYVSSFLVVCFCLYSIINDEKSIANIGIAASALYISTLHLIGLTYIGVRLHEAAHRPLNLLLDMTGKYMPDRVIGLVTLFANKLSQRQIGISALGLMTITKDTILTIIGTLLTYVFIVIQFKPDSSVGIQLNVTRLHSFTNSNLT; encoded by the exons ATGTCTAACCTACTGGGCCCTCAGTACCGGCATCCACAGCAAG TCTTGAACACAATGGGTGATACATCCAGTGAGCTGTACTGGCCTTCACTTGTATTATCGTCGATGGTTGGTGGTTGTGCCTCCCTGCTAAGTCATTCCTTATTGCTGTTGTTCTTGTCCATCTCCCTCCTCCTTACTTATGAGTATGACAGTTGCACGTTGAGACTGTCAAGGGCATGTGAAGGATCCATTAAAGTAGAGGATATCGAGGACATTCGAGAATACCATGCATCGTTGACAGCCCTGGTGGAACACGTGTGTTCCCTCATATCCAAACATGTGGCTGCTGGCTACGTCAGCTCCTTCCTCGTTGTGTGCTTCTGCCTGTACAGCATCATCAACGACGAGAAATCCATTGCAAACATCGGCATTGCTGCATCTGCTCTGTATATATCTACATTGCATCTCATCGGTCTCACCTACATTGGTGTCAGGCTACACGAAGCG GCACACCGACCTCTGAATCTTCTCCTGGACATGACTGGGAAATATATGCCCGATAGAGTTATTGGACTG GTCACACTTTTCGCCAACAAGTTGTCTCAACGTCAGATCGGAATCAGTGCTTTAGGACTAATGACCATCACGAAGGACACTATCCTAACG ATCATCGGCACCCTCCTCACCTACGTTTTCATCGTGATACAGTTTAAACCGGACTCATCAGTTGGAATTCAACTCAATGTAACACGACTGCATAGCTTTACCAACTCGAATTTGACTTGA
- the LOC137260891 gene encoding gustatory receptor 5a for trehalose-like: MSKVYPDTGSSSSDKDDVEDTLTSIQKLIALAGLSWDYQQSKSSPWCNVSYESCTLRLSKASEESVKEEDIQEIRGYHASLTHLVEHVCSLMSRHVAAGYVSSFLVVCFCLYSIINDEKSIANIGIAAGSLYISILHLIALTYIGVRLHEAAHRPLNLLLDMTGKCMPDRIIGLLQVTLFANKLSQRQIGISALGLMTITKDTILAIIGTLLTYVFIVIQFKPDSTVGIQCSGNSTAV; this comes from the exons ATGTCTAAGGTTTACCCAGATACCGGTAGTTCATCCAGTGACAAAGATGATGTAGAGGACACACTGACAAGTATCCAGAAACTGATAGCACTGGCCGGGTTATCATGGGACTATCAGCAGTCGAAGTCATCCCCTTGGTGCAATGTTTCG TATGAAAGCTGCACGCTGAGACTGTCAAAGGCTTCTGAAGAGTCCGTCAAAGAAGAGGATATTCAGGAGATTCGAGGTTACCATGCATCCTTGACACATCTGGTGGAACATGTGTGTTCCCTCATGTCCAGACACGTGGCTGCTGGCTACGTCAGCTCTTTCCTCGTTGTGTGCTTCTGCCTGTACAGCATTATCAACGACGAGAAATCCATTGCAAATATTGGTATTGCTGCAGGTTctctgtatatatctattttgcATCTCATCGCCCTCACCTACATTGGTGTGAGACTACACGAAGCG GCACACCGACCTCTGAATCTTCTCCTGGACATGACAGGGAAATGTATGCCTGATAGAATTATTGGACTG CTGCAGGTCACACTGTTTGCCAACAAGTTGTCTCAACGTCAGATCGGAATCAGTGCTTTAGGACTAATGACCATCACAAAGGACACTATCCTAGCG ATCATCGGCACCCTCCTCACCTATGTTTTCATTGTGATCCAGTTTAAACCGGACTCAACGGTTGGAATTCAATGCAGTGGAAACTCTACGGCAGTATAA
- the LOC137261506 gene encoding gustatory receptor for bitter taste 93a-like yields MDDTSSDWYWPSLVLSSIIGGVSTLLNHSLLLLFLSISLLLTYEYDSCTLRLSRASEGSLKEKDIQDIRGYHASLTHLVEHVCSLMSRHVAAGYTSSFLALCFCLYSIINDEKSIAKIGIAAASLYISTLHLIALTYIGVRLHEAAHRPLTLLLDMTGEYMPDRVTGLVTLFANKLSQRQIGISALGLMTITKDTILTIIGSLLTYVFIVIQFKPDPTVGVQCNGNSTAA; encoded by the exons ATGGATGATACATCCAGCGATTGGTATTGGCCTTCACTTGTATTATCGTCGATAATTGGTGGCGTTAGCACTCTGCTAAACCATTCATTATTGCTTTTGTTCTTATCCATCTCCCTCCTTCTTACTTATGAGTATGACAGCTGCACGCTGAGACTGTCAAGGGCTTCTGAAGGGTCCCTCAAAGAGAAAGATATTCAGGACATTCGAGGTTACCATGCATCCTTAACACATCTGGTGGAACATGTGTGTTCCCTCATGTCCAGACACGTGGCTGCTGGCTACACCAGCTCTTTCCTCGCTCTGTGTTTCTGCCTGTACAGCATCATCAACGACGAGAAATCCATTGCAAAGATTGGTATTGCTGCAGCGTCTCTGTATATATCTACATTGCATCTCATCGCCCTCACCTACATTGGTGTCAGACTACACGAAGCG GCACACCGACCTCTGACTCTTCTCCTGGACATGACTGGGGAATACATGCCTGATAGAGTTACTGGACTG GTCACACTGTTCGCCAACAAGTTGTCTCAACGTCAGATCGGAATCAGTGCTTTAGGACTAATGACCATTACGAAGGACACTATCCTAACG ATCATCGGTTCCCTCCTCACCTACGTTTTCATCGTGATCCAGTTTAAACCAGACCCAACGGTTGGAGTTCAATGCAATGGAAACTCTACGGCAGCATAA